From a single Brassica napus cultivar Da-Ae chromosome C9, Da-Ae, whole genome shotgun sequence genomic region:
- the LOC106424626 gene encoding geranylgeranyl transferase type-2 subunit beta 1 isoform X2: protein MSSSSSSFQMGQLVADKHVRYILMSEKKESFESVVMDHLRMNGAYWGLTTLDLLDKLGSVSVDEVVSWLMTCQHESGGFAGNTGHDPHVLYTLSAVQILALFDKLDILDVGKVSSYVAGLQNEDGSFSGDMWGEVDTRFSYIAICCLSILKCLDKISVEKAVDYIVSCKNLDGGFGCTPGAESHAGQIFCCVGALAITGSLHHVDKDLLGWWLCERQVKSGGLNGRPEKLPDVCYSWWVLSSLIMIDRVHWIDKAKLVKFILDCQDLENGGISDRPDDAVDIFHTYFGVAGLSLLEYPGVKAIDPAYALPVDVINRILLTK, encoded by the exons ATGagttcttcgtcttcttccttcCAG ATGGGTCAGCTTGTAGCTGACAAGCATGTACGTTACATTCTCATGTCAGAAAAG AAAGAGAGTTTTGAGTCGGTGGTGATGGATCATCTCAGAATGAATGGTGCATACTGGGGACTGACAACACTAGACTTACTCGACAAGCTTGGATCTGTTTCCGTAGACGAAGTCGTTTCATGGCTCATGACCTGCCAGCACGAATCTG GTGGCTTTGCTGGAAATACTGGACATGATCCACATGTTTTATATACACTGAGTGCTGTTCAAATCTTGGCCCTCTTTGACAAACTAGACATTCTTGACGTTGGAAAAGTATCAAGCT ATGTCGCTGGTCTGCAGAATGAAGATGGATCCTTCTCAGGAGATATGTGGGGAGAAGTAGATACGAG GTTTTCTTACATAGCTATATGCTGTCTCTCTATATTGAAATGTCTTGACAAAATCAGTGTAGAGAAGGCAGTTGATTACATTGTTAGCTGCAAAAACCTTGATGGTGGTTTTGGGTGCACACCCGGAGCTGAATCACATGCAGGACAGA TTTTCTGCTGCGTGGGTGCCCTTGCTATCACCGGGAGCCTCCATCATGTTGATAAGGACTTGCTCGGTTGGTGGTTATGTGAAAGACAAGTCAAGTCCGGGGGTTTAAATGGACGACCCGAGAAGCTCCCTGAT GTTTGCTATTCGTGGTGGGTCCTATCGAGCCTGATCATGATAGATAGAGTTCACTGGATCGACAAAGCAAAGCTTGTCAAGTTCATCTTGGATTGTCAG GATTTGGAGAACGGAGGCATCTCAGACAGACCGGACGATGCTGTTGATATCTTCCACACCTACTTTGGAGTTGCAG GGCTTTCCCTCCTTGAGTATCCCGGAGTGAAAGCAATTGATCCAGCGTACGCTTTGCCGGTTGATGTCATCAATCGAATTCTCCTAACCAAATGA
- the LOC106424626 gene encoding geranylgeranyl transferase type-2 subunit beta 1 isoform X1, which translates to MSSSSSSFQMGQLVADKHVRYILMSEKKKESFESVVMDHLRMNGAYWGLTTLDLLDKLGSVSVDEVVSWLMTCQHESGGFAGNTGHDPHVLYTLSAVQILALFDKLDILDVGKVSSYVAGLQNEDGSFSGDMWGEVDTRFSYIAICCLSILKCLDKISVEKAVDYIVSCKNLDGGFGCTPGAESHAGQIFCCVGALAITGSLHHVDKDLLGWWLCERQVKSGGLNGRPEKLPDVCYSWWVLSSLIMIDRVHWIDKAKLVKFILDCQDLENGGISDRPDDAVDIFHTYFGVAGLSLLEYPGVKAIDPAYALPVDVINRILLTK; encoded by the exons ATGagttcttcgtcttcttccttcCAG ATGGGTCAGCTTGTAGCTGACAAGCATGTACGTTACATTCTCATGTCAGAAAAG AAGAAAGAGAGTTTTGAGTCGGTGGTGATGGATCATCTCAGAATGAATGGTGCATACTGGGGACTGACAACACTAGACTTACTCGACAAGCTTGGATCTGTTTCCGTAGACGAAGTCGTTTCATGGCTCATGACCTGCCAGCACGAATCTG GTGGCTTTGCTGGAAATACTGGACATGATCCACATGTTTTATATACACTGAGTGCTGTTCAAATCTTGGCCCTCTTTGACAAACTAGACATTCTTGACGTTGGAAAAGTATCAAGCT ATGTCGCTGGTCTGCAGAATGAAGATGGATCCTTCTCAGGAGATATGTGGGGAGAAGTAGATACGAG GTTTTCTTACATAGCTATATGCTGTCTCTCTATATTGAAATGTCTTGACAAAATCAGTGTAGAGAAGGCAGTTGATTACATTGTTAGCTGCAAAAACCTTGATGGTGGTTTTGGGTGCACACCCGGAGCTGAATCACATGCAGGACAGA TTTTCTGCTGCGTGGGTGCCCTTGCTATCACCGGGAGCCTCCATCATGTTGATAAGGACTTGCTCGGTTGGTGGTTATGTGAAAGACAAGTCAAGTCCGGGGGTTTAAATGGACGACCCGAGAAGCTCCCTGAT GTTTGCTATTCGTGGTGGGTCCTATCGAGCCTGATCATGATAGATAGAGTTCACTGGATCGACAAAGCAAAGCTTGTCAAGTTCATCTTGGATTGTCAG GATTTGGAGAACGGAGGCATCTCAGACAGACCGGACGATGCTGTTGATATCTTCCACACCTACTTTGGAGTTGCAG GGCTTTCCCTCCTTGAGTATCCCGGAGTGAAAGCAATTGATCCAGCGTACGCTTTGCCGGTTGATGTCATCAATCGAATTCTCCTAACCAAATGA